Genomic window (Vulpes lagopus strain Blue_001 chromosome 6, ASM1834538v1, whole genome shotgun sequence):
AGCAGGCTGATGCTCATGGAAGACACACAAGTACAGTAACAGAGACCCAAATGTCAAAATGAGACAGGCAGCAGGAGCTAAGGTGAaggagaaactatttttttttaaccttggtGTTTTTCAGAGGGCCCAGGGAACCTCAGCTCTAGGAAAACCGCTTTGAAAGTGAAAAAGTTACTCAGCTCTACATAACCTGACCCATTCTCCTAGCCCTTGGAATTAGCTctctagtttttaaatgtttagtcaCATGAATGTAAATCTTTGACTTACGATTCTACCTCTCAACTACTTGCTGTTTTTGACAGGTAAATGGCCAAGACCTAAGGAACTTGCTGCACCAGGATGCTGTAGACCTCTTTCGTAATGCAGGCTATGCTGTGTCCCTAAGAGTGCAGCACAGGGTAGGTGTTATTTGCAGCCAGCAAGCTGGCACCAAGCTTTTGTGTCATTCTTGGGAATAAAGCATATAGTATAATGTTCAGTagtgcatttgctttttttttttttttttttcttattttattctcattcttgGGGAACTTGTCTGGCACTGGCCTGGGTCTTCAGGGACTTCTGCTTATCATGAAAGGAAATTCAAACAGTCTGCTTGCAGCCTAGATCCTAGCTTCCAGACAATATGCTTTAAGCGTAAAGCTTGAcaaccaaattaaaataaatggggAGAAAATACAACCAgaatcaatttcatttttcagcAGGGAAGGCAACCTGTATGCCCTTGAACATACTAATGAAGCTTGAAGTGTGGAGGTGGTGGGTTTTCTGATAGCCTCTGTGTGCTTTTCCTGATCACCACCAGGAACCCTTTTCTTGTCAACTTGGTGACCCTCTTGACCAAAGCTCTAGTGCTCAAAGAGGAgctccaggaaaaagaaaattgaattcaGAATTGAGTCATAGTCGCACCTCTCCCTGCATCCACTTCTTAGTTCCTAGTGTTAAATAATTTGGATGATGGGGAGAGAAGCCAGGGAGAACTAATTCCTCCCATGGCACTAAGGACTTCAGGGTACATTTACCACACATGCTCAATGTGCTGTCTTAAATGATGCTGTCTTTGCCCCACTCAGCTCTTGAGTGAGGCTTCAAAGGCTGAGGAAGAGTTTGACAGGAGAGGTTACAAAGTGGAAGGGGGTAGGCATGAAAGATACCAGGGTTGCAAGCAGAATCTGTGTGATGAATTAGAAAACAGGTCGATAGGAAACAATATTGGTAATCAGCTGCTTCTGCCTTAGCTCTTCTGTTTCTAAAGCATGGAAGACTTTATGCAATAGGTAAAGGCAAGTAATGAATGTAGGTATACACTTTAGGTATGATGAGAgttctttttgaagaaatgtggaaaatgaTTTCCAAAGTTCACATTTTTTGGAAACATCCACAAATAACTCCTAATAAAACATAGTAACTCCTAATAAAACTCTGGTCAGAAAATTGGCCTAGCCCTAAAAACCACATCTTACTATTGAGCATGCCCTCGGGACATCTGAACAGTAAGTGAAAAATACAACGGTAGGCTAGAGGATAGAAAAGCTAAGTCTACAGCATCGTCTTTTAGATGGAAGGAACATGGGTTGTAAAGAGGTTATATTGAACTGAAACAAGATGGTACCATAACTGTTGCAAGTTAGCTATTAGAAGTTAATATGAAGAGtagcgcctggggggctcagttagttaagcatctgactcttggttttagctcaggtcatgatcaaggtCATGGAATTGATTCCTGCATCGGGATCCAcgctgggcaggaagcctgcttaggattctctctctccttctaccccccaccccattcacttactcactaaagaaaaaaaaagttaatatgaaGAAATGCCACCAGCTTCAAAAGGGAATGCTTAGGCAATGGAAAATGATGTTTCCTCTTTATCTGTGTGCAGTGTTAGAAAATAGAGATGAAGGACATGACCCTATATCAGGAGGGAGTGGGTGCCTTTTGGGAATTGCAAAGTATTTCCAGAAATGGCACTGTACCTGTGTTAACATTGTTCAGATATGCCCTTATTGCTTTCCGATGACTGGCAGTCTTTCTAAGTAAACATTTCTAGGAAGGTCGGCACCCCTTGCCCCCACCCACTAATTTCAGGGTTCCCTACAGGATCAATAGGTTTCAtcttgtatcttcattttcctaATATGATACACAGAGAGCTTGGTTGaggcagaaaaacagaaagaggttATCTGCTCTCCCTTGGGTCCCTTTGGGTCAGTATCGCACAGCAAGGTTAAATGCTTCCCCATCAGACTTCTTTCCAAAGAATTGACACTGATGCATCAATTTAGAACAAACCGAGAGGACTCCTGCCAGGTAGTGCTTGGAGGTGACAGCTTTGGGTGGTCTAGACCCAGGTAATGGGTCAAGCTGGACCCCTTGGTTGGGGTAAATACACATTGGTGACTAGAGTTAacgtttttttctcccttccaggTACAAGTGCAGAACGGGCCTCTAGGACATCGAAGTGAAGGGGAGCCAAGTGGCATCCCCATAGCTCTGGTGCTGGTGCCAGTGTTTGCCCTCACCGTGATAGCAGCCTGGGCCTTCATGAAATACCGGCAGCAACTTTGAAAAGCTTAGTCTCTTCCAGTGCTCCCAATAGAAGacacatttctctctccctctcaccttcGTCCCCTGCCATTCTCCCatatccttccctctctctgcacaGCCAACACATCATTGACAGAGACTGCTACCCAAACAGGACCTCGCTATCCCAAATCTCCACATCCTCATATCTCATGGGAGAGTGAAGGCATTGTTTGAAAGAAGACTGAAGAAAAGACCTGCCTAGAACAAATGGGGAGTTACATATTTTGCTAGGACCACCAATAGAAGTTCAGCTACAACCCAAAGAGGGAACAGTCCAGTCTTCCCATCAGCACGGGTGATACCTTTCTCTTAGCTGGCATGCCTCAAAGGCCAGCTATGTGATACAAGAGAAGAGaggatttttcttcttaatgatcttctttgggaagtttttgtggcctttatttaatttctatctACATACTTGGGTGCCTATATGAAATACAGGATAATGacagcatttttactttttttaaaaaagcaagtgcgtgtgcacacatacatccATACATGACAGTATGATAGTAATGCCTTATGGAGAATTAAAAAGGTGGAAAGCTGCTCTGTGGTTTCAGGTTTCTGATATAAGGGAAGTTCTTAATGGAAGAATTTGATATATAGCAGGAGTGAGAGAGTAAGCCTTGAAAGAGGATGGCCAATctgagtcattttaaaaaaagaaaagaaaaaccgaagcaactaattaaaaattttagaaacatatttctTATACTAGCTATGCTTCGGAAGTGGAAGTAAAATGCCATAATCCAGCTTTGTGAAGTCCATCTGTTCCCCAAACTTTGAAATTTAGAGAGATAAATCTTACCGGTTTTCTGGGGCTTCCTAGTCACTTTTCTGATACCTCATAGTCCTAGTAAAGGATCAGCTAGAAAACTGTGGTCAGAGCTTTGGTGATGCGGCCAAACCAACCCagtgaaaaaaaaactagaagacaaaAGTAATTCCAGGGTAGCCCCTGAACCCTCTCAGGCCATCTAACAGACTTTTTGGTTTCTAGTAATAGGCAAATTGAGAGCAGGAGCTGCTCTCTGGCAGGATGCACATGAAATCAGCTCTGCTTCTGATTCAGTTGAGAGAGTTTGGATTGCAGGGGTTTGTTGAATGGCTCTAAACACCGGCTTTGGCTTCTAATGAGTAAACCGTTTTtgcagggaagaagaaaagaggttttattgtttttgtgggTAGGGAAGTTTGGTGGATGTTTCGTGGGGAAACCTTGAGAGAAGGATATGTTTGAATGGATGCTCAGGATGCCCACGGATATTAATGAGGTGGGAaccacattttgttcatgtgATATCAAACATTGGTTTTAAAGCACTAAGGAGAGCTAAACCAAGGCTAATtctctggctttaaaaaaataatttccgtCCTCCAAGCATACTGGCCAGACTATAGCCCTTACATAATCCTGGCAAGAGTATGAAAACTTTCCCTGAGGCAATCATTTGTGTCCAATTTTCAGCATGGATAATCCAGTAAGTTTTAGAGCTGCTGCTTGGACACCAGCTTTGTTAAGGCACTTTTACAAAGAAGATCACATTTATATTGTGAATAGCAAAAGGGAATGGTTACTGAGATTcaagacacatgagaaaattccATGGAGGAAGAGGACAAATTAAGGACCCTAGAGGAGCTCAGGGTCTAGTTAAGAGATTTCATTAATAGATGAGTAAAAGAATATTATCAGGTTGAGTGACAGtcaaaaacaataagaaatgggaaaaaatcagaatacGACGTAGCAACAGAGAGCAGACAGCCATCCTATTTTTCTATTCAGgaattccaaaaaagaaagctGTCACATATGGGATCAGGCCAGAGCAGAAAGGGAAGGCTTATAAAAATAACCCTCGTAAGACTGGTACAGGGAGAAACTTGCTTTAAACAATCCTGATAGGACTGAGGCCTTAGACCCCAAGTATTCAGTATCTTCCAGCCTCACTTAGCTGCCCCTGTAGGTCAGCGACACACAGTATTCCAGGTCTCACCTCAGCGCTGCTGTGGGGACAcaagccctgcccctccctgcatctGGAGACTTGTGCAGCAGTTTCTGCAGTGTACTTGTTTCCCTCCCAGGATTCATCTCAGGGTTTGGACATTAACTCCTGAGAGGACCTTGAGATACTCAGAATGAAGCAAATGGCAAGCAGGGGGGAAAGCTAtctagtttttttatttgttggtaGATGTAAATAGAACGTACCCTTATCTCTTTGTTGGTAGAAGTTTTACTTTGTTTAATAATAGGGATTCTTATGCACTTTaataatttagattttctttgGAATTAAATAGCATTTAAAGATCTATGATTAAAGTTTTTAGGCAAGTATGctattcagtttttatttctgattctttaaGAAACTATTGTCCTAGATGAGATATCAGAGTCCATTGTAGGtcattaaaaagattcatgatcTTTATAGATTGAATCTAAGTTTCTTTCACTTTATAGATTTTATCAAATATTCCTGCTACCTAAATTACTATGTTCAAAGTTTTGAAGATTGAAAGTAATTTTAAGACAATATGCTGAAAACACTTCTCTGTATTTATCATCTTCTATGATACCTATGATTTTGATAAGACATTGTTTGCTTCAgttgtctctcttttccttccaagTTTTAATATGTGTTATTGATTTAACTTAATTACTCATGCCATCTAGCCATGTGTgatggaaaaaggaaattaatatttgataCTGCATTTTGTGGCAGGTAGTCTACTAATCACAGTGGGTACACTATTTGTTCATgactcaccactctgagatctaAGTATTGTTAAAAAGAcactaaagaaaagagaataaattacTTTCCCTAAGATTACAGATAGGTTAATGATAGAATCAGGATATAACTTAGGACTTCAGGTGCCACAGTCAATGATATTTCTCACTGGCAGCAGCTCTCAACAAAAGCATCAGCATCACTgaggaacttgttagaaaagcaaattcttgggcttcaccccagacctactgaatcacaCTGCGTACAGCACCCAGCAGTCTGTTTTAGCAATACCTCCAGGTGACTGATTCACGGTAAAGTTTGGGAATCACTGCTCTATGCCAATAGTTGTCCCCTTTTTCTCAGGTTAGAATCATCTGAATAGCTTATAAAATTCTGGTTGCCAGACAGCACATAGACCATTCAAATAAAATCTCTGGGGATGGGACTCAGGCAGCAGTGAAATCAAGTTCATCATGTGATTCCACTATGCAATGTCACCAAACAATGCCCTGTGGCatttaaattactaaataaaaactttaaaaaataaattatcaaatcaTATACAGGCATGCCCTCCAAGGTAAAATGAGAATTTCACGTGGGCCTTTTAAGAGCCCAGCTCTCTGAGCTTCTGCCCAAGTATAGATGTGGAATAAGAAGTGGAGCATTCTACGGCTTATTTGCTAAGGACTGGCCAGCAAAATGTATTAGTTTTTCAGTTTGTACATCTATTAAATTAGAACCCAATCAAAGAACATTGGAgctagggacgcctaggtggcttagcagttgagtatctgcctttgcctctggaattccaggatcgagtcctgcatcgggctcctgcatggaagcatgcttctcccctctgcctgtgtctctgcctctctttgtatgtctcatgaataagtaaataaaatctttaaaaaaatattggagcTAAAAGGGAATGAGAAAGATTCTGGTCTAAGTCTATCTTAGAGATGAAAAGTCAAAGCTCAAAGAGGTAAACTATTATCAAAGACTCAGTCTGTTACAGAGGTGCCCTTTCTGTCTCCTATTTATATCATGAATGTATCCACTACATGAACATAGATGAAGTTATCCTTTTTATCTCCATTCacttctatattttctctttgggCCTTGAATAATGACTGGGGATTGCAAACTCATGCAGAACTGGGAGATTCCACAGAATAACCTCCGAAAGCCCTAATGTAAAATTCAATCACATGAGTTCTGTGACTAGTTCTAGAGAAGTGTATTTTTTGATGTTGGACATTGTTTTTATTGTGGAAACAGCaatttaaacagtatttttaaagaaatggaacaaCATAAACAG
Coding sequences:
- the LOC121492911 gene encoding synaptojanin-2-binding protein: MNGRVDYLVTEEEINLTRGPSGLGFNIVGGTDQQYVSNDSGIYVSRIKENGAAALDGRLQEGDKILSVNGQDLRNLLHQDAVDLFRNAGYAVSLRVQHRVQVQNGPLGHRSEGEPSGIPIALVLVPVFALTVIAAWAFMKYRQQL